A DNA window from Falco peregrinus isolate bFalPer1 chromosome 8, bFalPer1.pri, whole genome shotgun sequence contains the following coding sequences:
- the SPARC gene encoding SPARC, translating to MRAWILFLLCLAGKALAAPQEALPDETEVIEDPTTEEPVGANPVQVEVGEFEEPTEDVEEIVAENPCQNHHCKHGKVCEVDDNNSPMCVCQDPASCPATSGIFEKVCGTDNKTYDSSCHFFATKCTLEGTKKGHKLHLDYIGPCKFIPACLDTELTEFPLRMRDWLKNVLITLYERDEDNNLLTEKQKLKVKKIHENEKRLEAGDHTVELLARDFEKNYNMYIFPVHWQFGQLDQHPIDGYLSHTELAPLRAPLIPMEHCTTRFFEACDLDNDKYIALEEWASCFGIKEQDIDKDLVI from the exons ATGAGGGCCTggattcttttccttctctgcctggCAGGCAAAGCCCTGGCAGCTCCG caggaggctCTGCCTGATGAGACGGAGGTCATTGAAGATCCCACCACAGAG GAGCCCGTGGGGGCTAACCCCGTCCAGGTGGAGGTGGGAGAGTTCGAGGAACCCACAGAGGATGTAGAGGAGATTGTCGCAGAGA aCCCCTGCCAGAACCACCACTGCAAGCACGGCAAGGTGTGTGAGGTGGATGACAACAACTCACCCATGTGTGTGTGCCAGGACCCCGCCAGCTGCCCAGCCACCTCCGGCATCTTTGAGAAG GTCTGTGGCACCGACAACAAGACCTATGACTCCTCCTGCCATTTCTTTGCCACCAAGTGCACCTTGGAGGGAACCAAGAAGGGACACAAGCTGCACCTGGACTACATCGGGCCTTGCAAAT tcatccctgcctgcctggacACAGAGCTGACTGAGTTCCCCCTGCGCATGCGGGACTGGCTCAAGAATGTGCTGATCACCCTGTATGAGCGCGATGAGGACAACAACCTGCTGACCGAGAAGCAGAAGCTCAAG GTGAAGAAGATCCATGAGAACGAGAAGCGCCTGGAGGCTGGTGACCACACCGTGGAGTTACTGGCCCGTGACTTTGAGAAGAACTACAACATGTACATCTTCCCCGTTCACTGGCAGTTTGGGCAGCTGGACCAGCACCCCATCGATGG GTACCTGTCCCACACTGAGCTGGCCCCCCTCCGTGCCCCCCTCATCCCCATGGAGCACTGCACCACCCGCTTCTTTGAGGCTTGTGACCTGGACAACGACAAGTACATCGCCCTGGAGGAGTGGGCCAGCTGCTTCGGCATTAAGGAGC aGGACATAGACAAGGATCTTGTGATCTAA
- the ATOX1 gene encoding copper transport protein ATOX1 encodes MPKHEFFVDMTCEGCSNAVTRVLHRLGGVQFDIDLPNKKVCIDSEHNVDTLLETLKKTGKNASYLGEKSAQ; translated from the exons ATGCCG AAACACGAGTTCTTTGTCGACATGACCTGTGAAGGCTGCTCCAATGCGGTCACCCGTGTCTTGCACAGGCTGGGAG GTGTCCAGTTTGATATTGACCTGCCCAACAAGAAGGTGTGCATCGACTCGGAGCACAACGTTGACACCCTATTGGAAACCCTGAAGAAGACTGGAAAGAATGCTTCCTATCTGGGGGAGAAGTCCGCACAGTAG